A part of Vanessa tameamea isolate UH-Manoa-2023 chromosome 20, ilVanTame1 primary haplotype, whole genome shotgun sequence genomic DNA contains:
- the LOC113401543 gene encoding peroxisomal biogenesis factor 3 has protein sequence MFSMIKNFLQRHKRKFIVTGAVFGSLYLLMGYAQKRLREWQEKEAKKFFEMTRKKQHFESTERTCNQTILSLSKIVSESILSILNTEEIIQKLQDNPDNKLALWEQMKVMIFTRICVLIYALSILNVTLRVQLNIIGGYLYRDSMHEDEPLIDSELQAKYLSLCHHFVGPGVEDLARQIERAVKRVVEPISLKKKITLQEVEQVFWSIQTILCTDTNDGDPIKKMVHYLVDHTEINDAKFDTIVKETMDILESDEVMSVAMSTVSRSFSSIVDEVANLFTAKWVPTKKNHLEVIEDHVITNGAMKLGGNIDPFIDVNKLDMHFVKLLPVVNELITKNTCKNNTNIPDLLTQQLTLNEKLKVLGANVYEVFSNI, from the coding sequence atgttttctatgattaaaaactttttgcaaCGTCATAAGAGGAAATTTATAGTTACCGGTGCCGTGTTTGGCTCTTTATACTTGCTTATGGGCTATGCTCAAAAGAGGCTCAGGGAATGGCAAGAAAAAGAAGCAAAAAAATTCTTTGAAATGACTCGTAAAAAACAACACTTTGAAAGCACAGAAAGAACATGTAATCAAACTATACTTTCATTATCGAAAATAGTTTCTGAAAGTATTTTAAGTATACTTAACACTGAAGAGATTATACAAAAGTTGCAAGATAATCCTGATAATAAACTTGCTTTATGGGAACAAATGAAAGTAATGATTTTTACTAGGATTTGTGTCTTAATATATGCTTTGTCTATACTAAATGTCACTTTACGAGTACAGTTGAATATAATTGGTGGATATCTGTACAGAGATTCGATGCATGAAGACGAACCTCTTATAGACAGTGAGCTACAAGCCAAATACTTATCTCTCTGTCATCATTTTGTTGGCCCAGGAGTTGAGGATTTAGCCAGGCAAATAGAAAGAGCTGTTAAAAGAGTTGTAGAgcctatttctttaaaaaagaaaatcaccTTACAGGAAGTTGAACAAGTATTTTGGTCCATACAAACAATCTTGTGCACAGATACTAATGATGGGGACCCCATTAAAAAGATGGTTCATTATTTGGTGGACCATACTGAAATAAATGATGCTAAATTTGATACAATTGTTAAAGAAACAATGGACATTTTAGAGAGTGATGAAGTAATGTCAGTTGCTATGTCTACAGTTAGTAGAAGTTTTTCTTCTATTGTGGATGAAGTGGCAAACTTATTCACTGCCAAATGGGTACCGACTAAGAAAAATCACTTAGAAGTCATAGAAGATCATGTTATTACAAATGGAGCCATGAAATTGGGTGGCAATATAGATCCATTTATTGACGTGAACAAACTTGATATGCACTTTGTGAAGCTTTTGCCAGTGGTCAATgaacttattacaaaaaatacttgcAAAAACAACACCAACATTCCAGACTTACTTACACAACAGCTTACATTAAACGAAAAGTTAAAAGTTCTTGGTGCAAATGTATATGAAGTGTTTagcaatatataa
- the LOC113401544 gene encoding proteasome assembly chaperone 2, whose product MEKNCIWKFCDENPLNEYTLIVPSVAVGNVGQLSCDLLISSLSMVKVASVYSTAQIPVIGSDPYNLKSGCLSTSCEIYKSVSKRICVLQLKSPLIFKYAKKFLEEIIEIFKEKIIKDVIILSSSYAHEKKHILSSPFRYVASEGSSYSDKIRNVDIVKHEDDTGELKILGGGFASLLYKICQESNLPCLVLYKYCSEGDNIPDAYDMIKILMTVCPLFSEEKDLFTQLKQPVSWTLLFGRPPPQNVY is encoded by the coding sequence atggaaaaaaattgtatatggAAATTTTGTGATGAGAACCCTCTTAATGAATATACCTTAATCGTTCCAAGTGTTGCTGTTGGGAATGTCGGTCAACTTTCATGTGACTTGCTTATTTCTTCATTAAGTATGGTGAAAGTAGCATCGGTATACAGTACAGCACAAATTCCTGTTATAGGAAGTGATccatacaatttaaaatctgGATGTCTTTCAACCTCCTGCGAAATTTATAAGTCTGTTTCCAAAAGGATATGTGTCTTACAACTAAAATCgccattgatttttaaatacgcCAAAAAATTTCTCGaagaaataatagaaatatttaaagagaaaaTTATAAAGGATGTGATTATTTTATCTAGTAGCTATGCTCATGAAAAGAAACATATTCTTTCTTCACCATTTAGATATGTGGCAAGTGAAGGAAGTTCATATTCAGACAAGATAAGAAATGTGGACATAGTGAAACATGAAGATGATACtggtgaattaaaaatacttggTGGGGGATTTGCGTCgctactttataaaatatgtcaagAAAGTAATTTACCATGCTTAgtgttgtataaatattgttcaGAAGGTGACAATATACCCGATGCTTATGACATGATTAAGATATTAATGACTGTGTGTCCTTTATTTTCTGAAGAAAAGGACTTGTTCACACAGTTGAAACAACCTGTCTCTTGGACATTGCTATTTGGTAGACCTCCACCTCAAAATGTttactga